A portion of the Betta splendens chromosome 2, fBetSpl5.4, whole genome shotgun sequence genome contains these proteins:
- the si:dkey-1h24.6 gene encoding uncharacterized protein si:dkey-1h24.6, giving the protein MRDGLEALHSAGGTFTRVVSAVKMGLCWRFVVLLCCSVSEAALSHGTCVCKGTLEAVREAGGEVHVPCPNVDGEIKAFDLFKDDALMSTTQCNKTSDGTGLDCTQSKDNVIMHETQPLSISFVLTNHSQGIYKCKGKVIFPPPYKKIPSEVQVHVVELQYKTDQNRKPELPWIWIVAVSVFIIYSVTLTIIALVYWRKLKTLDSQSDYMNTKPRAPRGFKKRGVQNPMPRYI; this is encoded by the exons ATGAGGGACGGCCTCGAGGCGCTTCATTCCGCCGGCGGCACGTTCACTCGGGTTGTGAGTGCAGTCAAGATGGGTCTCTGCTGGAGGTTCGTGGTCCTCCTGTGCTGCTCGGTGTCCGAGGCCGCTCTGTCTCACGGCACCTGCGTCTGCAAAG GGACGCTGGAAGCCGTCCGCGAAGCCGGCGGGGAGGTGCACGTGCCGTGCCCGAACGTGGACGGCGAGATCAAGGCATTCGACCTCTTTAAGGACGATGCGCTAATGTCCACCACCCAATGCAATAAAACCTCTGATGGCACTGGCCTGGACTGCACACAATCAAAAGACAATGTGATTATGCATGAAACACAACCTCTGTCCATCAGCTTCGTCCTCACTAACCACAGCCAAGGAATCTACAAATGTAAGGGGAAAgtcatttttcctcctccctatAAAAAGATACCCAGTGAAGTACAGGTCCATGTTGTAG AACTCCAGTACAAGACTGATCAAAATCGAAAACCGGAATTGCCCTGGATTTGGATTGTGGCTGTTTCCGTCTTCATTATCTACAGTGTAACTCTCACCATCATTGCTCTTGTCTATTGG AGGAAGCTGAAGACGTTGGACTCCCAGAGCGACTACATGAACACCAAACCCAGAGCTCCACGGGGCTTCAAGAAGAGAGGCGTCCAGAACCCCATGCCTCGATACATCTGA